One region of Triticum aestivum cultivar Chinese Spring chromosome 6B, IWGSC CS RefSeq v2.1, whole genome shotgun sequence genomic DNA includes:
- the LOC123138479 gene encoding uncharacterized protein has product MVDNKNDGSEGVKFNTSHLMQSTEEVARAFIAAASAATVQPTRPSVVYSSGEESGSPMQKLQQQFSKIMKGFSNSPEVSGPYNPEVLTTHKRQWSRFQQKSLGNRCIKEPSHLFESIVIVGLPPQADIHELENIALGRNDDDAKKSRHIFGNNHHQVHAVSNLEPQVLFAYPPERSLPLKYKDIVSFCLPGGAQVNAVERTPSFSELNEILLGQEHLKESNQSFVFRLQVADDPTLYGCCVLVEEIVQRPSKLVSMLTNEKPVFPRRSRYVVTTPRCYCILSRLPFFELHFGVLQSILMEERLEWLTDGVSMLTSLSPEEDCEDGDICEGSEIVGQELYFGCTTVEKSFEPSVEVSPKQLSDTDNNSEYRENQLDFISQEVQQESGSPVKEEQNVLVTGTATQCYTAEESDNSVSEDTATGVSGVKLDEPDSLPIIPNESDTKENSHVLSHEDVNDGELDIFVNDTILPLIRSRLSEGSESSPSSQDSPSESINLRNDTPDLDLEEPSSIGHGDVVGHNSILRWAKAKKYGSLQVVCQYYQLQCPVRGSSLNFHPLEHLHSLKFHRPGETALHLAGSTIDLRSRDTSLEVAEMRNALFAEEESTALSTWAVATICGCLRLEHVITLFAAALLEKQIVIVCSNLGMLSASVLSIIPLIRPYQWQSLLIPVLPNDMLDFLDAPVPYIVGVQHKTPDLQSRLANAVIIDANKNQIKSASVPQLPQQKELLSALRPYHSRLVGESYLARKRPVYECTDAQVEAAKGFLAVLRSHLDSLCSNLRSHTITNVQSNNDKVSLILRESFIGSFPARDRPFMKLFLDTQLFSVHTDLVLSFYQKD; this is encoded by the exons ATGGTGGATAACAAGAATGACGGGTCTGAAGGGGTTAAGTTCAACACATCACACCTGATGCAATCAACCGAAGAGGTTGCGAGAGCATTTATTGCCGCTGCTTCAGCTGCCACCGTGCAACCAACACGGCCATCCGTCGTCTATTCGTCTGGGGAAGAGAGTGGCAGCCCAATGCAGAAGCTGCAGCAGCAATTCTCCAAGATCATGAAAGGGTTTTCAAATTCACCCGAAGTGTCTGGACCATACAACCCAGAAGTCCTCACGACACACAAGCGGCAGTGGTCGAGGTTCCAGCAGAAGTCATTG GGTAATAGGTGCATCAAAGAACCATCACATCTTTTTGAGAGCATAGTGATTGTTGGGCTTCCTCCTCAGGCAGATATCCATGAGCTAGAAAACATTGCTCTAGGGAGAAATGATGATGATGCAAAGAAATCAAGACATATATTTGGCAACAACCACCACCAAGTTCATGCCGTATCAAATTTGGAACCTCAG GTCCTTTTTGCGTACCCCCCTGAGAGGTCTCTTCCGCTTAAGTACAAGGATATTGTCTCGTTCTGCCTTCCTGGAGGTGCACAG GTTAATGCTGTTGAACGGACTCCTTCATTCAGCGAGCTGAACGAAATTCTCCTAGGGCAG GAACATCTAAAAGAAAGCAATCAATCTTTCGTCTTCCGTTTACAG GTTGCTGATGATCCTACATTATATGGATGCTGTGTATTGGTGGAAGAGATTGTACAAAGACCCTCAAAGCTAGTTTCGATGCTCACGAATGAGAAACCTGTATTTCCACGCCGGAGTCGTTATGTAGTAACCACGCCACGGTGTTATTGCATCCTGTCTAGGCTGCCATTCTTTGAACTGCATTTTGGGGTGCTGCAGAG TATTCTTATGGAAGAACGACTTGAATGGCTCACGGATGGTGTTAGCATGCTAACCTCATTATCGCCTGAAGAGGACTGTGAGGATGGTGATATTTGTGAAGGCTCCGAAATCGTAGGACAGGAACTGTATTTTGGTTGTACAACAGTAGAAAAATCCTTTGAACCAAGTGTGGAAGTTTCTCCAAAGCAGCTCTCTGACACGGACAACAATTCTGAGTATAGGGAGAACCAACTGGATTTCATCTCCCAAGAAGTCCAACAGGAAAGTGGTTCTCCTGTCAAAGAAGAACAAAATGTTCTTGTAACAGGAACAGCTACTCAGTGTTATACCGCAGAAGAGTCTGACAATTCTGTTTCAGAAGATACAGCGACTGGTGTATCTGGAGTTAAGCTTGATGAACCGGATTCCTTACCCATCATTCCGAATGAATCTGATACCAAGGAAAATTCTCATGTTCTTTCACATGAAGATGTGAATGATGGAGAACTTGATATCTTTGTCAATGATACTATCTTGCCGCTTATACGGTCTCGCCTTAGTGAAGGATCTGAATCATCACCAAG TTCCCAAGACTCTCCTTCTGAAAGCATAAATTTGAGAAATGATACCCCCGACTTGGACTTGGAGGAGCCATCTTCCATTGGTCATGGAGACGTAGTCGGGCACAACAGTATATTGCGATGGGCTAAG GCCAAAAAGTATGGATCTCTACAAGTTGTCTGTCAGTACTACCAGTTGCAGTGTCCTGTCAGGGGTTCATCACTTAATTTTCATCCGTTGGAGCACCTGCACTCATTGAAGTTTCACCGGCCAGGTGAAACTGCTCTTCATCTTGCCGGGTCGACTATTGATCTTCGGTCACGTGATACAAGCTTAGAGGTGGCTGAG ATGCGTAATGCACTCTTCGCTGAAGAGGAATCGACTGCTTTATCCACATGGGCTGTTGCAACAATATGTGGATGCCTCAGGTTGGAACAT GTAATTACGCTTTTTGCTGCCGCACTCCTGGAGAAACAGATTGTTATTGTCTGTTCTAATTTG ggaatGCTTTCAGCTTCAGTTTTATCCATAATACCTCTAATACGACCATATCAGTGGCAGAGTCTACTCATACCG GTTTTGCCAAATGACATGCTGGATTTTCTGGACGCGCCTGTTCCATACATT GTTGGTGTGCAGCACAAAACACCTGATCTGCAATCCAGGCTAGCAAATGCCGTGATAATTGATGCCAACAAGAATCAG ATTAAGTCTGCTTCAGTACCGCAACTTCCACAACAGAAAGAATTGCTTTCTGCGTTGCGGCCGTATCATTCAAGACTTGTGGGTGAAAGTTATCTCGCTAGGAAGCGCCCTGTCTATGAATGCACAGACGCCCAG GTGGAAGCAGCCAAAGGTTTCTTGGCAGTGCTTAGATCCCACCTTGATTCTCTGTGCTCCAACTTAAGATCTCACACGATTACCAATGTGCAATCCAACAATGACAAG GTTTCCTTAATTTTAAGAGAGAGCTTCATTGGTTCTTTCCCGGCCCGAGATAGGCCTTTTATGAAG CTGTTTCTGGACACACAATTGTTCTCGGTACATACAGACCTAGTTCTCTCCTTTTATCAGAAGGACTGA